The window CCCCGCCTGGCCGGTGGCGACCGGGTCGAAGCCGAGCCGCGACGGCACGCCGCCCGACTCCTGGTACATCTTCGCGATCGCTCCGAGCAGCACGTCGGGCTGCGAGGTGTCGATCTCCTCCGCGGTCACCCCGGCCTCGTCGAGCACGGCCTTGTTCAGCAGGATCGCCGGCGGCTGGTAGAACTGCGGCACCGCCCACACCGCATCCTCGTAGGTCACGTCGTCGACCACGAACGGGTACCAGTGGTCGCGCGGCGTCACGTCCTGCGCGGCGAAGCACTCGTCGAGCGGCATGATGAGGTCTTGCGCGGCGTAGGTCGTGACGTAGCGGCGGTCCATCTGCACCACGTCGGGCACGTCACCGCTCGCGATGCGGGTGGTGAACTTCTGCGCGTCGAAGGCCGTCGCGTCGAGGTCGACCTTCACGTCGCTCAACTGCTCTGCCGCATAGTCCATGCGCGAGGTGCCGACGTCGTCGGCGTTCTCGAACCCCCACGCCTTCAGCGTGCCGCTCGGCTCCGCACCGAAGTCGGCGTCGGCGGCCTGGTCTCCCCCTCCTCCCCCGCCGCAGCCGGCGAGGACGAGGACGGATGCGGCGGTGACCGCGGTGATTCCCCACATGCGTGTGCGCATGACTGCTCCTTTTCGATCGGTGGTGCGTTGTCAGCCCTTGCGCCCCTGGGTGGCGACGCCCTCGATGAAGGAGCGCTGCCCGAAGGCGAAGAGGATGAGCATGGGCAGCGTCACCAGCAGCGAAGCGACCATGACGTACTGGTAGTCGCCGTGGCCTCCCGCTGTGGGGCTGTACTTGGTCATGGCGTAGGCGATGCCGAGCGGGGCGGTGAACTGGTCGACCGACCCGGCGTTGAGGTAGATGAGGGCGGCCTGCAGGTTGTTCCAGCTGGCCTGGAACTCGAACAGGAACACGATCACGAACGACGGGATCGACAGCGGCATCGCGATCCGCCAGAACAGCCCCCACGCGCTCGCCCCGTCGAGCCGCGCCGCCTCGAACAGCTCCCGCGGCAGCCCGAGGAAGAACTGCCGCTGCAGGAAGATGTAGAACGCCGACCCGAACAGGTTCATGCCCCACAGCGGCACCCACGTGCCCAGCAGCCCGGTCTCCTTCCAGATCAGGTAGATCGGGATCATGGTCACCGCGCCGGGCAGCATCATGGTCGCGAGCACGAGGCCGAACAGCAGGCCGCGGCCGGGGAAGCGGAAGTACGCGAAGCCGAACGCCACGATCGAGCTGGAGATCGCCACGGTCCCCGCGGCCAGCAGGGCGATGGCGATGCTGTTGCCCATCCAGCTCAGCAGCGGCAGCTGGTTCCACACCTCGACGTAGTTCTCCGGCACGAACGTCTTCGGGATGAGGGCGTTGTCGAACACCTCGCCGCGCGGCTTGAGGCTCGCCGCGATCAGCCACACGAACGGGTAGAGGAACAGCAACCCGAACAGCACGAGGATCACGTTCAGCACGATGCGGCCGGCGAGGCTCTTCGGCTGGTGGAGCCGGCGGCGCCAGCGCCCGCGCGTGGGGACCGTGGTGGTGAACGTGCCGGGGCTCTTCTCCCGCTCGACCTCGACGGGTTCCGGGCGCAGTGTCTGCGACATCAGCGGTCTCCCTCGTAGTAGACGAAGCGGTTGCCGACCTTCACCTGGATCAGGGTGATCAGCATGATGATCACGAACAGCAGCCACGCCATCGCCGCCGCGAATCCGAAGTTGAACTGCCGGAACGCCTGCTGGAACAGGTAGATGGCGTAGAACAGCGACGCCTCCGGCGAGGAGTTGCTCTGGTCGCGCCAGAACAGCAGGTACGCCTGGTCGAAGATCTGGAACGCGGCGATCGACAGCACGATCACGTTGAAGAACATCGCCCCGGAGATCATCGGCAGGGTGATCGAGAAGAACTTGCGGACGGGCCCCGCGCCGTCGAGCGACGCCACCTCGTACAGCTCGACGGGCACGTTCTTCAGCGCCGCGAGGAAGATCACCATCGTCCCCGCGACCGTCCACAGCGTCATCATCACGATGCTCGGCTTCACCCACGCCGGGTCG of the Microbacterium sufflavum genome contains:
- a CDS encoding carbohydrate ABC transporter permease; translation: MSQTLRPEPVEVEREKSPGTFTTTVPTRGRWRRRLHQPKSLAGRIVLNVILVLFGLLFLYPFVWLIAASLKPRGEVFDNALIPKTFVPENYVEVWNQLPLLSWMGNSIAIALLAAGTVAISSSIVAFGFAYFRFPGRGLLFGLVLATMMLPGAVTMIPIYLIWKETGLLGTWVPLWGMNLFGSAFYIFLQRQFFLGLPRELFEAARLDGASAWGLFWRIAMPLSIPSFVIVFLFEFQASWNNLQAALIYLNAGSVDQFTAPLGIAYAMTKYSPTAGGHGDYQYVMVASLLVTLPMLILFAFGQRSFIEGVATQGRKG